The DNA segment ttgaatctccaccttaggattctaataagcctatatctaacagtaaatgaacaaattctacatgcgtgcatgtgatcaagactgatgtctgtaatctataaatatctatcaatacaagtagtaaggcaagagaattttcttccagcaattatactattcctctgttacctgtgaaagtttatttatttgatccaacaatttcaactcaaaatattattttccatgcttatattaatataataaataacatttaaaacgcaattatatatatataaattaatttctaATAAAAGGGTAAactttagggaaaattacacagaaattcatattttaaaaactatttataattatgaaaatcgcttttatgtattttatcattatatgattttaaattttaaaatatcagaatatcataattttatttctatgtttatcaaattttcagttattcagttgcaggaaataaaaacagttttaaaaaaaccaccaaatatgacatttaaataaatttgtttgacatttaaataaatttatttaagagTCTGATacagttataaataatttgttaattatgatcattgtgtaatttaccctaaactttATTAGATTAAAGAGACTATAGATgttccctaccaaaaaaaagagaCTATAGATGTTAATTGGTAAAGAGTGAATTGTAATTTATGAGAACTAATTCTGTAATTTTGAGGCACTATTAATTTACtgaataaaaaactaaaaatagcACAAGACAAagcattgatttttttttatatatatattagtatgACACTATCTTATCTTTCTCTTGATACTTACCAAATATATAAGGACAAACTCTATTTATAAAGTCTGTTAAAAAAAGAACTCTATTTATAAAGTATATATAATTCTGAATATTTGCCACTCTTTTCTGGGAATTGAAGGTCACAAACGTGGATGAAACAAATTCACATTTACTTGATGTATATTAAACTCCACTCATTCAATGGTTTTCAttgaactattttttttttctaacctACCAATCACATGCTTGTGTTTTTATTGAGCCTATCAAGGTAATTCAACTATTCTGCCACCAATAATTTCGAAAACGGTTTTAGGGAATCCAAAAAAGGTGTTctagaattttatttttttcaccatcCCTATCCTATCCTTGGTCTTGTTGGTAAAACAGTTGATGATAACATGAAGTACTTCAATGAGAAGTAGACTCTATGAGAGAAGCAACAAGATGCTATTATGGTATTTTTCACCACCAGGATGATAGCATCTTTTGCCAGCTCAGAGTCTACCTGTAACATCCTGGTCCAATACTATGTAGATATTGTTCGctttggcccaattccaacacattggaccTCACGGATTTAAAATGTGCTTGCATGTATTAGATTcatatcttactaataagccccaatctccctctctccattttcgatgtgggattcagttcattcctgctcttatcgccatcccttagggccgctccttgcttagaccttctaccccggcgccacccactccggaccgggtcatTACACTACCTCCCCAAATGGTTCTAGATGCCACCGAAGCTCGTCAAGTATTATGGTCCAATGTTGACGGTATGTTTTGTATGTTATTGTGGttataaatattttgttttatatgATACCTATTGGACAAAACTCAATTATActgtgtaaaaaaaaaaaaagtataatataaacttataaactaataaattattaagtTGCTCCAGAATAATGTGCATCCCCTAGCTGTTGGTAGATGCAAATTTATGGCATGAACCCATAAATCAATTAGCAATCTAATCAATAAGTTAATAAATCAAGTAAAACATAATTATCTTAACATAATTCCCGAATCCCATACCTAAAGGGTTGTAATCTGGCAAATTATTACAATAACAATCCAACAAAATAAGcatacaaattaataacaagAAAAGAGAAGAACAAGTAACGATCATCAGCATATCTGATAGTCTCTCCCATCAACTAAGCCTCTACATAAACAAGTTTACTAACTTCTTTCTATGGAGTCAAGCTCAATATTTGGTTATCAGCAAGAATTCCCTGCGGCTTTCTGCATTTTTGGACATGGTTGAGAGAAATAAAGACAGTTTCAAACCACCAAAATGCAGATCTTTGAAATAACAGTTTTAGTTGATAGTTATTGTTATGGCTACAGAAGAAATTGAACTAAAAACTTTAGTTGTTAGCTAATGTCAATaacatcttttatattaatttgggATCCATCCTCTCATTTGAATGTCGCTTGTGGGTCACAACACAGTCCCAATTTACCAGGGCTTGACAATTATCATGTATACAAGGAAAGCTATTATATCCGGAAAGAAAGGTTTACTAGTTAAGGTAAAACTAGTTAACTTTGATATATGTTTCAGAACATCTCTTTATGTTTTAGGGGTGGCAATTTCTAACACGAAAACACGATTTACAGAGACAACCTAACTGAAACCACATGATTGatacaaaaatcatttttctagcatttataacatataataaaaccatatggaacatatatatatatatatatatatatatatatatatatatatgataacacgattttgacacaaAATAcgaaattgccacctctaatCTAAAACCAACGGAAATCCGAAAACTAAAAATGCTGTATCAATAGAGttattattatgtcttttcAATCTTGTTATATTTTGATTGAGAAGGTGTATTGGCCTTATAATGTCACTAACATGCCGGGACCATATTGAAAGAAATTGAAGccaaaataaaacataaaaagtaATAGGTTGTTTACTATACAGTGTCCAAGCCTTTTAAATTACCGAATGAATATGATGAGTATTGTTGGAGTGTGAATATAGGTTCGCAAGTTGTAAACCGGTCGTGTCAACCTACTTAGGCGACCTGTTTAGTCAACCCTAACATGACATGTTTAATAAACCGGTTGACACGACACGATCCGTTTATTAAACGGGTTGACACGGTTGACCTAGATAACTCAATTAATTAAACAGGTAAAACATGAGTAAAAAATTAACACAACACATTTGACCCATTAACCTGCTATATATCAAAATCTATTAAATGAGTTGTATGACTCTTTAACTCATTAACCCGTTATAACAAAAATccaatgtaaataaatagagaatCTTAATTAGAAGGTATAATATTCAacaattatcaaaataaaatcaaacacaagagaagaaaaatccaatccaattcTATTCTGCTTTTGTTTATTTCTTTCTGACATATTTCCAATAATCACAATCACAAATAATTATGGATAAACTTCAATAATAGATCTTAAACCGAGAATTGGGACAATCTTATAGCCACTGAAACCAGCGGCAGAGAAGAGTTTAGCCCATTCTTTTTCATTCCTTTCTTTACCAGTAACCAGCACCATCATCAGCATATCAAAGAAGAGCTGTGTTTCAGTGGCTACATTATCTTCTTTCTGGTTTTCTATCACCATATCTATGATAATAACCTTCCCtcctttcctctcttcaattgCACTTTTACATTGTTGCAGTATCTTTAAACAATCTTCGTCACTCCAATCGTGCAAAGTCGACTGCTTTTTACAAATCAAATTCAGTAGAAAATGAAAGaagttaaacaaaaaaaaatcacgttTAAATTGGAATGATAGCCATTGAAATTTCAAGTTTGTTTCATAAATATCAAATCTTAAAAATCACTATAATAATAAACGTGAAGAGGTTGAAAATGATCTAGTGTCATTGAACCCTTTTAACCAACAGATTAACCTTATAGTTAAGCTCTAATAATAAATCTTATAGGAATCTCTGACGCATCTTCACGTGCAAATACCTTTTAGAGTGATCTTATAAAAACGAATGGTCCTATAAGCTTAAATGTCATTTCCATGTGGAGGGTGTCAAAGATAATATAAAATCTATTATATATCTTAAGTGTCAGTTtcaacttttagttcaattagttCGATGATAATAATATGATTTTGAATAATATTGtcctttttaattaaataattataaattaacaACTCTTGGTTTAGTAAACACTCTTGGAAAGAGTTACGGTGAAAACCATATTAACATTTTTCAGCCAGATCAATTTTAATCTAAGGTTTTTTTAGCACCATTAATTTTAGCTTTAccttaacaaaaatttaaaaaattagttTGATTATCATTTAACTTTTACTAATTAAcatgattataaaaaaaaacggattaaaatgctaacaacaccaaaactaacaccataaacattatttttaatCCATAATGGACACCTACACCAAAAAGACATAGAAACAAACTGACACGAAACAAACTTCTATCATACCTTTATTAGAATGGCATCTGCAGGAGGAACAGCCTCGAACATGTCGCCAGCAACATATTTCAGATTATCAGTATCACGGTGGCCGGCGACCACGTGAGGAAGATCAAGCACAGTGCATTCAATATGAGGAAATGCTTCAGCTATAGCTTTGGCTACAGTTCCAATTCCACCTCCAACATCAACCACTGAATTCAATCCATCAAACACCTCTTTCCCTTGATTAATCAGAACACTCGTAATCAGTCTAGTTTCACTGTCCATACAATTATTAAACAAATCATTGATCTTAGGATCACATCCAGCATAATCCCAAAGTGCCTTCCCATGAACAGCTTCAAAAGGGGAAGGAACATCATTCTGGAACCAACTGCTAGTGAAATTCCATGGTTTTGTGAAAACAGGATCAAGCATAGCTTGTAAGTATGGTATGATACTGAATGGATTGTCTTTTAGGAGTAGCTGAGATGAATTTGTGAGAACATACCCTTCTTCTTGTTGTTCCTTAGTTTTTGAGAGAGCAAAGAAACCAGAATGAATCAGAAGGCGCATCAAGCGAGGAAGGCAATGAGATTTTGTTGGATGGATAGATAGAGCAGAACTGAGTTCGGAAATGGTGATGGGTTTTCCATGGCTATTGATGATATCTGGAATGCCTAATTCAACTGCACATTTAAGAGACATGGAGTTAATGAAATTGAAGATGTGGTTCCATATGTGAGCTTGAGCTTTAAGAAGCTCAGAATTGTTATTCTTTGAATTATTCATGGTGATGATGATGGTGTTAGTCTTTGAAGTTTGAAGCACACTATTTATTGAAATCAGGTTCTACTATTTTTGGCATACAATGTAGGATATGCTTTACATCTAATTATGGCTGtggtcttctt comes from the Euphorbia lathyris chromosome 5, ddEupLath1.1, whole genome shotgun sequence genome and includes:
- the LOC136228797 gene encoding probable O-methyltransferase 3, producing MNNSKNNNSELLKAQAHIWNHIFNFINSMSLKCAVELGIPDIINSHGKPITISELSSALSIHPTKSHCLPRLMRLLIHSGFFALSKTKEQQEEGYVLTNSSQLLLKDNPFSIIPYLQAMLDPVFTKPWNFTSSWFQNDVPSPFEAVHGKALWDYAGCDPKINDLFNNCMDSETRLITSVLINQGKEVFDGLNSVVDVGGGIGTVAKAIAEAFPHIECTVLDLPHVVAGHRDTDNLKYVAGDMFEAVPPADAILIKSTLHDWSDEDCLKILQQCKSAIEERKGGKVIIIDMVIENQKEDNVATETQLFFDMLMMVLVTGKERNEKEWAKLFSAAGFSGYKIVPILGLRSIIEVYP